Proteins from a single region of Hordeum vulgare subsp. vulgare chromosome 6H, MorexV3_pseudomolecules_assembly, whole genome shotgun sequence:
- the LOC123402617 gene encoding uncharacterized protein LOC123402617, with the protein MGLMAGMLPGVEFARRIRIRPAAEAPCAGTRRPLSSGMFGHDLGSAGFAKRSGVCEEAWTTQLDSIAREARERLDQKLRSQRESMAKRRHSTGSLRLPAPPSTTSDAGATPVASALQREVFTKKGGVRRFSWGWRKEQQQQQAGCAVCPFCRAAVRLAEHQHV; encoded by the exons atggGCCTCATGGCCGGGATGCTCCCTGGCGTCGAGTTCGCGAGGAGGATAAGGATCCGGCCGGCGGCGGAGGCCCCGTGCGCCGGCACACGGCGGCCGTTGTCGTCGGGCATGTTCGGGCACGACCTCGGCTCGGCTGGTTTTGCGAAG AGGAGCGGTGTGTGCGAGGAGGCGTGGACGACGCAGCTGGATAGCATCGCCCGGGAGGCCCGAGAGAGGCTGGATCAGAAGCTCAGGAGCCAGAGGGAGTCCATGGCCAAGAG GCGCCACAGCACGGGAAGCCTCCGGCTCCCGGCCCCGCCGAGCACCACCAGCGACGCTGGCGCGACGCCGGTGGCTAGCGCGCTGCAGCGAGAGGTGTTCACCAAGAAAGGCGGCGTCCGGCGGTTCAGCTGGGGCTGGAggaaggagcagcagcagcagcaagcggGGTGCGCGGTGTGCCCCTTCTGCCGCgccgccgtccgcctcgccgaGCACCAGCATGTCTAG